atgatttgtcattaggaagttcggggccttccggctgccctgcatggggcgctattttctgagcgcggctgccaacatctcccccttttttgtctaacagaagctcaaggcggaacgtgccagcagaggcggagacagaggcctgacctccatcatacttcctgatgccccctttttggagaggggttctgggcatctacccctatgcagtcaggcatgcctctcagaggggtccaagacctcttgcagtgctttgcctcgcatcctctggctggcgttgggaccgcttggtacaaagggtttggaccctttttctcaaccctcttgcaccatgagcttcttaaagaaagctgtgattaagcattgaggtactcgggcctggtgcagtgccacatgggctcagggtgcaagagctacctcaagctaaagccgagcttccttcttaagcatattgagccacacttggggagaggcgccaatgtctatcgccattagggcttgagcaaggatcaccttgtcctgcttatgttggttgcggagtctgcataacaaccagagtaagagcatgagacctccaagcaggaacacgcccatcccagccatgcccgcccactccttgacgtgggagagagctctgaggaaccaggaagagagtccttccgctacggagatatctagacgggtggagttgatgtggataatttctcgccgcagctcttctagtgtcccatcgaagtcttgggaccagtttcctgaaagatactgggacaggtctcgtgacagattagctgcccgtgtaaaattttcatattgaatgctagtgatgcagagggcacgatatttccgctcacatcccaattgggccatttgccagagcacctccatttgttcctccacgagatctatgcgttgattgaggatcattattcctcctttcagtttgccatcaagtgtggactgttggtccagggcagaagctactgaggctgcaaggttattgagctctgtagccgatttgatggaggtgtctaaagctataccagcggcggtggctgcgaccgcggtcgcggagatcaggagcactatggcggctgtaacaccgaaatcgcgcctttctcgaaacagagtcatggtgttaggggcgtctacgggaacagggacccaacgggggatgcggactaccaaagcattggtaaagttacgcgcatcccaacactgagacagaaagcaggtttcattggagcaggagtcaaagctactattggataagataaacagaaatggggggtatacgcatactggagaaggtggaaaaagggaattaggtgactctggacctgattttgctgaacacgtgtagttcttgttgttatgggtcatgatcatgttccagtgtgcgcgcatgtggttattctcgcaccaaaaggtgatattttttacaccaattcccccaccctggagggcggaaaagggggagaggtcggtacacgagccattgactccacacagcatccatttatggaaggggttcatgctcagctgctgacgaaactcgccttcgagcacctttactggccaccaagcctcattggctggccgtccctccatatctggggagatggtaaactcctgcctctcagttgcccacgttactacagttgactgacagtcagtccagggccacagctctccctcatagtcgcccacacaatgggaggcatatttgggttgacgaggcctgtcggtggaattgttcctgggagagtgtacaaatgtgccattgatccagagaaccatctggtggatagtcatgttcttataggacgggctcccttccttattaggcccttcaaatttagctgacataacggggaggctactggcctctagaattatgtcactgaaccatccgtatttcctccgtttcagggagatacagccagctagattctgagtggtgaagcataatgacccattagttacgaaggatcggttttctcccaggggagctactagggtgtctttaactaagtagggcaagttcatactagtattggtagtgaaaaagcgcggaaaaacggctgcattgaaacggacaggcataggcttaggaaaggcagacaggattccccatctcaatactccctgagtcggggtctccagtgtcaggagcagggtcaggaggtatagcgaagtcatctcctttgtttaggactttcctcgttaggcgctccgggatctagaagggattttcttcaccctgggggaaaacacacacagctcccctggatctgattatgattggatccgggcccttccattggttagataacacgtccttccattttactagttcttgtgggtcttttggccactgattatggcgatccgctgctgtatggccttgagcatccagattcaaaaaatttatagtgaaaagtgctagggctatggcagtttttggtgtggggggtatatcttcaattccccctttttgtttaagtaaataggatttgagcgtgcggttcgcgcgttccacaatcccttgaccctgtgggttgtagggaaggccagtgatatgttttatctccATGTGATGATAAAATTGaacaaattttgtagaggtataggctgggccattgtctgttttcagaatctgtggtaacccccatgcgctccaagcttcaaggcagtgctggatgacatgggaagctttctctcctgacaatggggaggcaaagatgactcctgaacaagtatctacggatacatgtacatatttcagtttcccaaaagacgaaatatgcgtcacatccatttgccaaacttgtaaaggcctaatacctctgggattgatcccaacatgaggtgtgggaaggaagctgcagcaatgttggcagctaaggacaatgttcctagcttcggccctggttatgctaaaccgcctgcgcagcgtttcggcagtgacatgaaattgtgtatggaattttgaagctgtggtgatagggtctagcaggggaaaggctatgcttctggttgcgaggtctgccaggtggttgccttgggtcataggcccgggaaggcctgaatgtgctctgatatgagttatatacaaaggagattgcctatgaagtagtgctgattgtatctgtttgaacaaagtggctactgggctggacgctttaattagcccggccacttctagagatttgactgcattaactacataacaggagtcagacacaatatttaaaggttcaggaaagatttgtaggacctctaagactatgcgacattccactatttgtggagtgtcaggcgtgtagccttttgtcacaactttgccatcatggacataggcacctgtgcctgtcttagacccgtccgtgtaaactgtttttccatgaggcagcggggttaggctagtgacccgaggaaatactaggagatgatttttggcgaagttgatgaggggatgtttagggaaatgattatcaaaggttcctgagaaactgtaagcaagtatggcccaatcatcgttcatagcacataatacttgtatctgttctacgctgtaaggggttataattttagctggagcctctccgaaatgtgtcatggaggtttttactcctctcaaagcaagtttggccacggctgctggatagtactctattgtcctagcctgagaggcttggggatgaatccagatcagtgggccgtgctgccataagactgctgttggcagctctggggtgggaaggacacacaactcaaagggttcattcgattgcactctatttaattgtgctgtcatcaaagcctgttctactttgcgaatggcttgtaatgcctcaggtgtgagggagcgcggtgacgttagttgtgggtctccttctagggttttaaatagtggagtcaattcagtggtgggtatctttaagtatgggcgcaaccaattaatatcccctaggagtttttggaagtcattcaaatttcgcaattgattatgtcttatctcaagcttttgggggcaaattacatctgtgtaaatggttgctcctaggaatttgctaacactagatttttggactttcttgcttgctatattcagtctccaattttctagggatctagtgagatctatatatgcttcttctatttccgctggttgtggggagcaaagaaggatgtcatccatgtaatggatgatctttagcgtgggataggtcttacgaattgggtctagcgctcgctgaacgtacagttgacatatggtggggctatttgccattctttgagggaggaccttccactgaaatctggcatcgggttgttcatggttaatagctggcaaagtaaaagcaaatctttccctgtccttggagcttagaggtatagaaaagaaacaatctttaatatctattatgagcactttccattctttgggtaaggcagagaggagtggcagtccccgttgtacgggtccaagcattctcatttgagcatttactgctctcagatcatgaagcaacctccatgatcctgactttttcctgattacaaatatgggtgtgttccatggggacacagagggttctaggtgtcccacttggagctgctcttgcactaagcaatgagctgcttctaatttttcagaggataggggccactgaggaacccatacggcctcctctgtgagccaaggtatgggcatggcatcttcaatggcccctatgaaaaacccaggccgtgacggtcattctttactttgggcaggatgggctctatgtgtccctgttggtgtttcctcAGCCCCTTGctagggatgtatcccatgtccatcatcatgccttgggcgggggtggagtattcattaatgagtttgaggcctaagtctctcatgacatccctcccccataaattgaccggtagagggagtacataaggggtgactgtaccctcttgtccttcaggggctcgccatttcaatggtttggcactaattgaagggcttgactcatatcctaaaccttgtaatgaatgtgaggattgggtcacaggccacttggagggccaccaggttgcagagataatacttttatctgctccagtgtctaggattccctcaaagctctttccctctatttgaagagttaattttggtctgtctgctaaatctaatactatgaaggctgaatcccagtcagaggagccgaagcccctttctcccctctccgtgttggtagcaggataattggcgtggagactaggtaaaactaagagctgggctatgcggtctcccggggatataggatagattcctctgggagccgaacacatgatttttacctgtccttcataatcttgatctatgactccgggatgaactaccaggcctttcaatgcagcagaagagcgccctaggagtaacccaatggtatttggtggtagggggcctttaaagtctgaagggataggctgaactcccatctgtggagtcaacactattctggtggtggcacggatgtccaatcccgcggaacctgaagtggctctccttggggggcctggttgttcccgaatgacacttgcgtgctggttgccccatatatttgcgggccctggtgacgggggcccctctgggcgttttttggcaactctaagggtttcccttctatatctttaatagaccggcactcattagcccaatgcctgcctttcttacacttagggcacaactcaggggtcttttgggttgtttgttctgaagctgggctcttacactctctctttatatgtcctaatttcccgcattgaaagcatttgatacttctgttagtgatcctggcttgtttgtggctctgtaatatggccgcggctaggcccgcattggtgagtggccctcctatttctctacaggcttttaactaggcatgtatccctttttgtttccagggtgttatcgcctgtctgcattccttggtacattgttcaaacactaattgctccactaggggcattgcttgttcttgatctccaaatattctgcctgcggcctctatcatacgagcgacaaagtcagaaaatggctcgctcagcccctgaataatttttgtcaaattgcctgatacttctcctttgttggtgagggctttccatgccttggcggcgcacgtgtttatttgtgcatatacctgtaaggggaaggcggtctggttggctacccactgtccttggcccgtcagcatatcatatgaccacgcaggctgtccttcggacgcgtttgcgcgtgcctgggtcatactgatatcatgccacaatgccttccattctatgtattgccccatactagaaaggcatgccttagttacatattgccagtctgcgggtgtcatggctgtctctgttaatctctcaacttgtgctatggtatagttagcactgactccataagctcgaacggattctgctaactccttaacttgtttatggctcaggggctggtgagagcgtacgccattatcctcaaatacaggaaacatttgtctaattgcctgaagagtatctgggtgacaaaaggagagtgcgccactcacgtaaggtggcggggcaacgggcgtcgggggacaccctgctttcattttttccttggtccgcttttcaactttgctggttcccttacttctacactctgcggttttattttcttccccttcctctgcggacgttaattcctcctcagattccctattggagagttggaggtctctcaactctttccaggggtatttactattttctccgaggcgattgtcactcgcttctcggggctctttcgcttttgccctaggcgggctttctccctcactctgaggtttctttaccttcgtttttgtggccttttttcggccgcgcgcgctctctgtttcccgttccgtttctgacatgctctcttggatatctgtcaatgctctctgaccttcttttattaccttttcacatctctcatcttgcagacaagctctaatcagtttccagaggggcctggtgcctcccctcaggctaccctcctcctcctctctatcaagatctttccccagtttgtcccagctcgggattgagagggaccctgaacaaatgaaccagggggccacacggtctatctccttcacaaaagatcctaagactttgctggagaccttcaagtttcgctctttgagagctgtctgcagcgccgtgactaatgacggtgcattccccatggtgcctccttatttacagagaaccatcaaccatcatcctaaaaagcaggggcctctcggaacttacccctccgggctttcttctgacctgcagttctgaatcctctccagatgtctgaagggtcctccctgtgccggtgatgttctggttcccgggattcggcaccacttgtcgcgtgccctgtcctcgccggcaagaacagcatgcaacaacagcaggattcttctgcagaaagctttattcttcagctctttgtgaaacaaatgagttgggcaggacccagaggggaaggagaggcttgcttatatagttctcatgctctgacctggttggtgcggctccatatgccttattagcataaccatttggtgggtctcattggtccttatgccaaggcgcaattagcatgtagtttagtggtgtgggatgatttgtcattaggaagttcggggccttccggctgccctgcatggggcgctattttctgagcgcggctgccaacagtgCAGTACTATcattaaaggaagaaagggaaagtggATTTTCAGTAGACAACTAGCTGTCTTTGCCACAAACTACTTCCtatctttgaacatttttttatgtgattttctAAGCCACTAGTTAATCACAGAAAATAATCACATCAAGTATTTCAAGAACGCTGGTTAAAGAAATGATAGAGTTTTTACAGAGATGTTCCTGATTCAGTTGAGAACCTTGTTTTTTAGCTTTATGGTTCTTTATGGTAGAGACTTCTAAATTACAGATCTAAATAAACAGGTCAAGAGTAAGTACAGGCCATCCTTGCATTACCTGGTTTCAGTATGCACAAATTTCAGTTAGTTACCATGGGGTTAAATATCACCAGTTCCTCAACAACATAGTTCAAATTTCAGTTACCACATTATATAACTGTGGgcaatttataaaatacaaattttatgttAGTTCTTCAGTCcacaaataataatataaataacagaTACACATAATGTTCACTGACCACATTACCTTTTCCAAAGTCAGTTGGTGATTACTGACTGCATGTCTGTTATTCCATTTATCCACAGACAGCAGTGTGTAGCCATGTTGTTTCTGTGTCTCTCAGTGATAAACCCATatgacattttacaaaaatgaataactgAAAGTGGTAATTAGCTAACAAAGCTGAAAgtacagcaaagaaataaaaagtggtaACACTGATTCCAAATACAGATGGAATTCTAGAAGAAATAGCTGACTGTGGGACTGTCATCACTGCCACCTTTTAAGACACTTAGATATTCAGCCAGAGGaactgtattagtcagggttctccagagaaatagaacaaaacaggatgtgtgtatgtatagataGTGAGagatttagatttattttaaggaattggttcacatgattatggaggctggcaagtccaaaatctgcagtgtgggccagcaggctggagatcCAGGGAAAAACTGATGTTGCAGTTCAAGGTCTGATGAAATACCCAGACACTATGGCCCAACCAACTCTATGCAGAAAATTAAACATCAGAGGAACTTGTGAAGGTGAAATTATTGTCATAAATGAAGAAAGTGGTTATGACAAAACAGACAAAGATGCCCCAGAGGAAGTGTTGctggtaaaaaacaaacaagaagacCCACTTTATATTAAAGGAACTCTTGGAATATTTCACAACATTGAAAGCACAGAGAATAAATGTTGGAAGCTAATTCAAACTTAGAAAAGAGTATTACAGTTCACCAAGGCATAGAAAAGATGCTCACTTCATATCATATATTATACAATGATAATTAAGATAACCTCTATTTGAACTATTCAACCTTCATaagtacaaagaaataaaactttagtTCTGAATGTTTCTAATGCTTTAAATTGCAGTGCACTAAATAAATACTAGTTTTGATAGTTTTTCATTTATAACTTAGAGTCCTGAGTTTTTAATGCTTTGATAAATAACCCTTCCTAAAGTGATATTTCTAATCTTCCCTTTGCTCCTCCAATTCAGCTTCCCAGCAAGTTACACTATGACTAAAAGACCATAGTTTTTCTTCCCCCAAAGTAGTTTACTGACGTCTCAATCCAGGCCTTTATCTTATATTGAATCTGCTAGGGAGTCATGCATGCCCACTCACCCACACTTTTCCATGTGAGTGTTCCAGATGCAGttgagaatggataaaatgccCAGACTTGAACAACAGGTTTGACCGATTGCCATGTAAGTCCCATCATTGCCATCTAACCACTGAGAAAAAAACTTGTAGAAACTTAACACCAGTTGCTTAAATTATTATCTACTACTAGAAATTAAAATCATCCCAAAGATAATCGGTCTTACCTTTTATATGTTCAGACAACATGGAACAGTGGTATGGTTACTGCAACAAAAAAGTCTATCAAATCTGTGTTAGCTTCTTCCCTTATTTTTAAacagtgtgtgtgttgggggatggTGGTGAGGAAGGAATATTCTCACTAAACGTGAGAAATATTTGGCAACTGTAGATggtaagtatttttaaatctcatttcttGAATATCCAAACACAACAGATCATGAGTTTTAAAGTGGTTTAGTAAAAGTcactttgtttttcctatttctaaaaataatcaaGTGGATATGGGAGATTTTAGTAATATACTGTGGTATGGAGTTGATTCCAGAAAAATCTTCGCCTCAGATTTTCTTAGGAGCTCTTAAGAGTCTTTTTGACTCCCTTTTGAAACTCACCCATAGGTAAGACATTTCCCAGGCTCTGACCTCACCAATCCTACAAGCTCCAGAAGCTCTAGATGACTAGCACCAGGGAGGAAGGGGCTTTCTGTAGACACACCCAAGATTTGCAACCTTGTTTGAAAATACAAGTCAGGGCGAGAGTCTCTGGCCATCTTTTTGCTCCGACCAGCCCCACTTTCCCTTCTGCGGGAGGTTGATTGAACAGCCGACTAGTAATACGTGACAAGGAAGCCTCTTTTATCTCTGCCTTCGCTTCAGCACCCTCCCCGCCCCGGGCCGGGGGCCGCGGGACCCGCCCTCCTGGAGACGGCGGATTTGTTATCTTCCCGTCGCGCCCCTGCAGGCGGCGACGGGAGCGGGACTACAGCTCCCGGCATGCCCGCCTCCGCCCCGCCGCGGCGAGCCGACCCGGTAGTAGCTCTTCTCCGCCAGAAGTTTTCCCTACCTGGCAGCCCGGGGTGCTCTGCGCCAGTCTGCGGAACGCGGGCACTGCCCGAGTGACAGCGCCGGAGCATGGCCTTGCACCTGGGCAGGCTGAGCGCGGGCTCCTGCTGGCGAGCGGCGCGGGGCTGCTGCGGAGAGCTGCGCGCTTGGTCCCCGCGCTGCGCGGCCGGACGCATCTGCCGGCCCCCTGGAACGGCTGGCGCCGGGCGGTGCCGCGGGCTGGGGCACCGCGCGACGGAGGGAGGTGGCCCCCGGCTGGGGACCAGTCTGACCGCGGCGCTGGCGGGGCTGGCGGGGCTGGCCGCCGCCGCCTTCGGGCACGTGGAGCGGGCGGGGATGGTGCCTAAGAGCTCGGGGGCGCGGAGCCCCTCGCCCGGGAGGTCGGAGGAAGAGGACGCGTTGGCTCGCCGCTGCAGCTGCTTCATGGCCATGCCTGTGACGGACCTGCGCGAGTTGCGGCGGAGGCCGGGCGACATGAAGACCAAGATGGAGTTGCTGATTCTGGAGACCCAGGCCCAGGTGTGCCAGGCGCTGGCACAGGTAGACGGGGGCGCCCGCTTCTCTGTGGACcggtgggagaggaaggaaggtgaGGCGGTCGGCTCCTAGCGGGAGGTGCAGGTGGGAAAAGAGGTCAGGTGTTAGTTTGCTGGCAGAAAATAAGTCAGAGGATGGGGGTACGAAAGGGGTACCTACGACCGCGCGGCTGCTAGGTTAGAAGGGGCGACGTTAGAAAGATTGACACAGAAAGGGCCATCAGCCCTGTGCTTGCAGATGTGGACGCAGATCTGTCACCCTAGTACTGGACATTTCAAAATCTGCAATTTTATAATGACATTTTTCGTAGAAGGCGTGAACAATTTTAGCCAGCAAGCTTGAATGTCCACACATTTTTCCCACATGTCATTGCTTCTCTGGAAGCGCTTACCGTTTCTCCTCTTCTGGAGGCGGAAAGAGGAACTCGCTCCTCTTTGGCTGTGTCAGCCAGGCTCCTCCAGTGGACGGTGTCATTGTGTCTTTTTCCTAAATCGCACACAAAAAAATGTTGTTTACAAGTAGTTCTAACAAATGCACCCATCAGATTTCCTGCTAGGagaatctttctttctctccaatGGCAAAATGCTTTAGTATTAAAACCATTTTTATAGTCATAGATTCATAACCATGCTACTGCCTGTACAGTGAAACCCCACATCTTGATCATAAACTTGAAATAGTCTGACTTTTTTTCTAGCTAGTAATACTCCAGCAGCCTCCGTCAGCAGATTTTGGATTGTGGTACTGCCACGTCTATATTAGGTGAAGTTAAATCTGGCTTTAATAGTGTTCTCTATCTTGTGATGTTTTCAGGTGAACACCACTGAGCCAGAACACAATCACAAGTACCTGAATAGCTATGTGACCTTCAGAAGTTACTTAACtttctttgtgcctctgtttcttcatctctgaaatgaaattagaaataatatatgAGGGTATTGTAAGGATTACATGAAATGAGAATCTGtgtactatttaaaaaatattgtctgATACATAGAAAGTGCTGAGAGACAAATTGGGCCACAAGCTGCTCTGTGTTCTTGGATAAGGTTGTTTCTCTCCCtggatctcagttttctcaattgAAGTATACAGGAGTCATGCTGGATCATCTTATGTCCCATCCAActctaaaaatttgaaaataaaataagccagaaaaGAACCTTCATGGAACGATTGCCTTTGTGGTAACTCTTAGaaaacaagaatttaaaaaaatagtaaagttcAGATACCTACATGTTATGTGTGTGTCACTGAGTAAAAGGTTCCCTTAAGAGTTCGAATATCTACTGTTTTTGAATTGCCTGTAAGCAAAGTTATAAGGCAAACAGCATACTGAGAAAAAACAATTCAAACAAATAGAGCTCTTAAATTCCATAATAATAGAACACTCTTCAAACATACACATTTTGTTCTAAGGTTAAGAACCCTTGGATGCCATTCTGAACATTTGAAGGGAATATATTCTGTTGATTTATTTTAGATGTAGAAGAAATACTCAGGTTAGTGATGTCGGGAAATATATATGTGCCCACTATCTGTAGCTAATGTCATAAAGCTAAGTTAGTTGTCTAATTTTACTGTCCTTAAAAATTATATACTgccatatcaatgatactttaataaaaaataaaattatatactgCCATTACAGAAGATTTGGAAAATAGAGGAGGAAATAACTCTAAACCTACCATGTTCATGCAAgggttgttttcaatttttcatatacctttattctcttcttgttttatatttctttaaataggcgGTGGTGGCATCAGCTGTGTACTTCAAGACGGTCATGTTTTTGAAAAGGCTGGGGTGAGCATTTCTGTTGTCCATGGAAATCTTTCTGAGG
The DNA window shown above is from Manis javanica isolate MJ-LG chromosome 3, MJ_LKY, whole genome shotgun sequence and carries:
- the CPOX gene encoding oxygen-dependent coproporphyrinogen-III oxidase, mitochondrial isoform X2, producing the protein MALHLGRLSAGSCWRAARGCCGELRAWSPRCAAGRICRPPGTAGAGRCRGLGHRATEGGGPRLGTSLTAALAGLAGLAAAAFGHVERAGMVPKSSGARSPSPGRSEEEDALARRCSCFMAMPVTDLRELRRRPGDMKTKMELLILETQAQVCQALAQVDGGARFSVDRWERKEGGGGISCVLQDGHVFEKAGVSISVVHGNLSEEAAKQMRSRGKILKTKDGDKHWWFGGGCDLTPTYLNQEDAVHFHRTLKEACDQHGPDLYPKFKKWCDDYFFIAHRGERRGIGGIFFDDLDSPSKEEVFRFVQSCAQAVVPSYIPLVQKHCDDSFTPQEKLWQQLRRGRYVEFNLLYDRGTKFGLFTPGSRIESILMSLPLTARWEYMHSPPENSKEAEILEVLRHPRDWVH